CCATTCTATAGTTTTCTTTAAGTATACAGGAATCTTCTCTAAAAAAACGCAAGCTAAAGGCGGGTTGTAGATGCGACTTTAGTCTCATTGTTTTCTTTTCCATTTAAATATCTGAAAAAAAGACAAGAAATAGCCCTTTTGCTATTCCTTGTCTCTACACCTATATTATTTAAAACGTCCTACATTAGTAATTTTAACCATCATATCTCCACCCGGAGTTGCGATTGCTACTTCATCACCAATTTTTTTACCGATTAAAGCCTTTGCAATTGGAGAATCATTAGAAATTTTACCTTCTAAAGGATTAGCTTCTGCACTACCTACTATTGAATAGGTTTCTTCTTCGTCGTCAGGTAATTCTTTGAAGGTAACTGTTCTTCCTAAAGAAACAATGTCTTCAGCAATATCTGAATCATTAATAATCTCTGCAAAGCGAATCATCTTCTCAATTGTTGTAATACGACCTTCTACAAAAGCTTGTTCATCTTTAGCAGATTCATATTCTGAGTTTTCTGAAAGATCACCAAAACTTCTAGCAATTTTAATTCGTTCTACAATTTCTCTTCTTTTATTTACAATTAAATTTTCTAATTCTTCTTCTAATTTCTTTTTACCTTGTTGAGTCATTGGATATACTTTTTCAATCATTAAAATCAAACTCCCTTTTGTCATGTTCTATTCGTCACAAAAGAAAAATGGGTACGCTTTAGTCCTCTTATTACAGCTACTCATTTTGGTAGATGTGATAAAAGCAGGCATCCATTTTTAACGGATACCTGTCTCTAAAAGCTGTTTCGATTGTGTGTATCTATTCTTAATATCAGTGATAACAAAATAACATTATCTATAAGAAAAAGCAATATTTTTTTTGCTTTTATGATTGTTTTTGGACATTATCATCACTTGTTAAGATAGTGGCTATTTTTGTAGTCATCAAATCGATGGCTACTTGGTTTTTTCCACCTTCTGGGATAATAATATCAGCATATTTTTTTGTAGGTTCTAGAAATTGTTGATGCATCGGTTTAACTACAGAAAGATACTGTTCAATTACTTGGTCCAAAGTGCGTCCTCGTTCTTCAATATCTCGTTTGATGCGGCGAATAATTCGAATATCATCATCTGTATCGACATATACCTTGATGTCCATTAAATTTCTAAGTTCTTCATC
The Jeotgalibaca sp. MA1X17-3 genome window above contains:
- the greA gene encoding transcription elongation factor GreA, which translates into the protein MIEKVYPMTQQGKKKLEEELENLIVNKRREIVERIKIARSFGDLSENSEYESAKDEQAFVEGRITTIEKMIRFAEIINDSDIAEDIVSLGRTVTFKELPDDEEETYSIVGSAEANPLEGKISNDSPIAKALIGKKIGDEVAIATPGGDMMVKITNVGRFK